The sequence GTATATTATTAAAAAGATTGCTATGGCTGAGGCTGAAAGAGCTGAGTTTTTTACTATACTTTTCCATTAAGAATCTTTTAAAATGAAAGGAGGAAGACTTTACAAGCGTTTAGTTAGGTATATAGGAGAGAAAGGATATGAGGTATTACGCTGTATTGATGCCGTAAAAGGGTGGAGTGGTAGTGTATAGGATACTCGTTACAGGAGCTGGAGGAATAGGAGGAGTGAACTTTGTTAGAGCAATAAAAAGTATGGGTGATTTCTACGTTGTAGGCACCGACCATTTCCCTTATCATTTAAAATTTAATGAGCTAGATAAAGAGTATGTAAGTCCAAGGCATGATGACCCGGCTTTTATTCGTTTAATCAAGAAAATTATTGAAGAGGATGATATCGATTTTCTTCATCCACAGCCGGAAGTTGAAGCAGAAGTTATTTCACAACATGTTAATGAGCTAAACGTAAAAACTTTTCTTCCTGACAAGAACATTTTCAAAATATGCAGAGATAAATATAATACATATTTACAATTAAAAAATCTAGGCCTAGTACCCAAAACTGTTTTATACGCGAGCCGCGATATAGACGATATTTTCGAAGAGCTTGGAAGTCCGCTATGGATTAGAGCTCGTAAAGGAGCAGGAGGTCGATTAAGCCTTTTATGTAAGAACCCAGAAGAGGCAAGATTGTGGATAAACTTGTGGATTAGAAAGGGAAAAGCTAAACGTGATGATTTTATATTTCAAGAATATTTACCTGGTAGAGAGTACGCCTGGGATAGTCTCTGGTATAAAGGAGAATTAGTTACAAGCTTTTCAAGAGAAAGACTTGAGTACATATTCCCGCACTTGTCTCCTTCTGGTATAACGGGGACTCCGGTGGTTCAAAGAATAGTACATGATAAAAGAATAAACGAGGTATCAACGAAACCCGTAAAGGCGATCGATCCAAAGCCTCACGGATTTTATTGTATAGACTTAAAAGAGGGAGAAGATGGAAGATTATACGTTACTGAGATTAACTTGAAAGCTCATACGACACTAGCATTATGGGCATATATCGCGCCTCGTTTCTTTGAGCTTCCAGAGTGGAGTAATATGTCATACCTTTATGTAATGCTTGGATTGGGAAAATATGACATTGAGAATATACCTAAATACGATATATATCCCGATGGTGTGATACTGCTGCGTCACATAGACGTGGGGGCAAAAATAATCTGGCCAAACGGGAAAATTGAAAAAGTTTTTTAATTTTCTAGACCAATTAATTCCAGAATTAAATTATGAACTTCTTCTATTTTTACTACGCTCCTATTTTTGGTAATAGTTTTCTCGGGATCATATATGGAAAAAACTCCGTACCAATCGTGTACAGCGTCGTCTGGGCCTCTATCATTTTCCTTTAGATAGAGCGTATTCCAGCCTAGTGTCCCGGCGCTTCTCCAATATAAATCATCAAAGTAGACTATTAGATCTGGAGGATCGCCCTTAACCTCTGGATACAAATCTTCTGGGCGGTAAGCCTTTGTATTCCATTTCTCGCCGTTAGGGCCTTTAATCTTCTTAAATTCGTCAATTAGCATATCCCTATAATCCTCGTATTCTTCTGGCTCGATGCAGCCAAGCGGCTCTCTACCTTTAACGTTAAGAAAAATCCTTGCATAATATCCGCCCCATCCCCATGCGATTGTTTTGCTCCAGTCAACTTTTACATTTTTCAACTCCGTTCCAGGCCTTATTCTATCGTCTAATATTCGCAAATATCCTTTCTCCGCAAGCCATTGATTAACAACGAAGGCTCCTTTCATCCGCTTAGCCCCATGATCCGATACTACCATCACTACGGTATCTTTGGGGATTTTGTCAAGTAGCTTTTTAAGCTCTTCATCGACCAGCTTATAGTAGTCTTTTATAACGCTTTCATACTTGTTATTTGGCGTGTATTTATGATGTTCTTTATCCATATAACCCCAAAACGCGTGATGAATCCTATCAACCCCTATCTCGACGAACATGAAAAAATCCCATTTACGCGAAGCGGCTAAATACCTTAACACTTGAAAATGCTGCCTAGTCATATTCCAAACTTCCCTAAGAACTCTATCCCTATCCTCGCTTCTATAAACAACATCGAAAACATACTTTCCAAACCTAGATTCTATCTCATGCTTAACAGCTGGCGGAAAAGTGTAGACAGAATCCGAGCTTGGAGTTAAAAAACAGCTAACCATAACTCCTTTTATAGGCCTTGGAGGATAGCTCGGTGGCACACCGACTACTATACTATTCACATCATGCCTCCCCAAAACGTTCCAAACAGTATTTGCCTTTATCGAGCGAGAATTCGCGATATAAAACTCGTTGTAGCTTCC is a genomic window of Thermoproteales archaeon containing:
- a CDS encoding ATP-grasp domain-containing protein; translated protein: MVVYRILVTGAGGIGGVNFVRAIKSMGDFYVVGTDHFPYHLKFNELDKEYVSPRHDDPAFIRLIKKIIEEDDIDFLHPQPEVEAEVISQHVNELNVKTFLPDKNIFKICRDKYNTYLQLKNLGLVPKTVLYASRDIDDIFEELGSPLWIRARKGAGGRLSLLCKNPEEARLWINLWIRKGKAKRDDFIFQEYLPGREYAWDSLWYKGELVTSFSRERLEYIFPHLSPSGITGTPVVQRIVHDKRINEVSTKPVKAIDPKPHGFYCIDLKEGEDGRLYVTEINLKAHTTLALWAYIAPRFFELPEWSNMSYLYVMLGLGKYDIENIPKYDIYPDGVILLRHIDVGAKIIWPNGKIEKVF
- a CDS encoding alkaline phosphatase family protein, which translates into the protein MTRKLLVVGLDCAAPKLLYEEFRDELPTLSMLTNDGLKAELVSCHPPITIPAWGVMVTGKTPGELGLYGFRHRKPGSYNEFYIANSRSIKANTVWNVLGRHDVNSIVVGVPPSYPPRPIKGVMVSCFLTPSSDSVYTFPPAVKHEIESRFGKYVFDVVYRSEDRDRVLREVWNMTRQHFQVLRYLAASRKWDFFMFVEIGVDRIHHAFWGYMDKEHHKYTPNNKYESVIKDYYKLVDEELKKLLDKIPKDTVVMVVSDHGAKRMKGAFVVNQWLAEKGYLRILDDRIRPGTELKNVKVDWSKTIAWGWGGYYARIFLNVKGREPLGCIEPEEYEDYRDMLIDEFKKIKGPNGEKWNTKAYRPEDLYPEVKGDPPDLIVYFDDLYWRSAGTLGWNTLYLKENDRGPDDAVHDWYGVFSIYDPEKTITKNRSVVKIEEVHNLILELIGLEN